TCAATATCACAGGATATGAAGCGTACCATAACCTGGTATGAGCCGGTAGAGGAACAGATTAAAGATGCAAAGCAAAAATTTATCATATTTGATAATTCTATACATGACTTTGAAAGCGGGTTTCCATATTATGTTGAGCGATTTGAAAACCTGGGTGCGGGAGTTGAATTTGAATTAGCTGATTATACGTTTGCACCGTTTGAACATAGCTCCCTGCTACCAGCCAATGCGGTAATACCTGCCAGCATTAATGCTCAAACTATTGTATCATACAACCGCAAACAACCTGTATTGCGAGTAAAATTTTTGCCTTTTCGCAAAAATCAAAATGGACAAATTGAAAAATTGATTTCGTTTACGTTGAAACAAAAAACTGCTAACCGTGCCATACAGCCAATTGCTGCAGGGAATCAGAAGTTTGCAGACCATTCGGTGCTAGCCAATGGCACATGGTATAAGGTTACGGTTAACAAGGAAGGTGTTTATAGAATGGATTATGATTTTATAAAGCGTAAATTTAAAACGGAGCCCGAGAGTATTGATCCAAGCCTGATAAAAATCTATAACAATGGTGGAGGAATGCTGCCTTTTTCCAATTCGGTGGCAAGAGCAGACGACCTGCAGGAGATAGCCATTGAAACAGTTGGTATGGCTGATGGCAAGTTTGATAAGGAAGATTATATTTTGTTTTACTCCCAAGATCCAGTTAGATGGAAATTATCAAATACCGATAATCGCTACCATCATCAATTACATTTATACAGTGACAGCGTAGCGTATTTTGTAATGTTTGAAGGAAATGCAGGTAAGAGAATAGCTACCATTGCAAACAGTGGCCAATTGCCAAACACAACCATCACGACCTACGATGATTATCAGTATTTTGAAGAGGAGAAAACAAATTTCATTAAGTCGGGCCGCGATTGGTATGGAAGGCAGTTTGATGTTGATCCAGAACAAACTGTCATGTTCGATTTTTCGAACCTTAATACAAGCGAGCCCGCGTACCTGAGAACAGAGTTTGCCGCACGCACTTTTAATACGGATGTTTTCTTTGATGTAAGCTATAATAACACTCCGATCAATAAGCTAAAGGTTAATTTACTTTTTAGCAATTACCTCAGTAATTTTTGTAAACCTACTTCCGATGAGTTTGGCAATGTCATTGATAAAACATTTAATGTGCAGCAAGGGCCCATTCCTATTAAGATGAAATTTACACGCATCAATGGGAATGCAAATGGTTGGCTTGATTACCTTGAAATTAATGTGAGCCGCAATCTGATATTTTCGCAATCATATATGCCTTTCAGAAGCAAGCAGAGCGCAGGTTTAGGAAAGGTATCGGCATTTAAGATTGCCAATGTGCAAGGCACCACTCCACGCTTGTGGGATGTAACACGTCATAATGAAGTGCAACAGCAGCAGTATTCTAATACAGGAGGTATAGCAGAATTTGTTGCCGCTACTGATACCTTGAGACAATATATATTATTTATAGAAAACGCCATTCTTGAACCAACGTATTCTCAAGTTGTGGCCAATCAGGATATACACGGGCAACCCATACCTAAGATGGTTATAGTTGCACATCCAGAATTTGTAGATGAGGCCAATCGTCTTGCCGAATTTCATCTGAGCCATGATGGCATAACAACTTTGGTTGTAAGCACAACAGAAGTGTATAATGAGTTTTCGAGCGGGGTTACTGATGTGTCTGCAATAAGGGATATGTTGCGTATGTTTTATAAGCGAGCAACTCAGCCATCCGAAATACCAAAGTATCTATTGTTGTTTGGCGATGGTAGTTATGACAATAAGAATAATGAATACAAGTCAGGAAACTTTTTGCCCACCTTTCAAAGTAAAGATGGCTGCTCATTTGTTTCTTCATTTGTTACGGATGATTTTTTTGGTTTGCTTGATGATGACGAGGGAGAAGTAGATGGAACCGAAGAAGTTGATATTGGTATTGGAAGGTTTCCGGTTATTAATGACCAACAAGCGGCTACTTGTGTTGATAAGGTAATAAATTATTCGTCCAAACCGAGTGCTATCATTGAAGAAGCAGCATGCAATAATAATGCGACTACACCGCTGGGCGATTGGCGCAATACCTTATGTTTTATTGGAGACGATGAAGATGGTGTTACCCATGTGAAGCATGCCGATAAAATGGCATTAATAGCTGCTCAAAAGGCTCCTGCTTATTTACAAGACAAAATTTATTTTGATTCATTCGAACAAATAAGTACACCTGGTGGCGAGCGATATCCAGCTGTTAAAGATGCCATTACCAAGCGTGTAGAGCGAGGAGCATTGCTTATGAATTATGCCGGGCATGGTGGCGAAACAGGATGGAGCGAAGAGCGCGTGCTTGAAGTTTCGGATATACGTAGTTGGAAAAACGTAAACCGTCTTCCAATATTTGTTACAGCCACTTGTGAATTTAGCCGCCATGATGATCCTGGACGTATAAGTGCCGGAGAGTTGGTATTAATAAACGGAGAAGGTGGTGGAATTGGTTTGTTTACTACCAGTCGCGTTGCTTTTACTACATCCAACGAAACATTAAATACCTACCTGATTCAAAGCTTCTTTAATTTTTCGAATGGCAAACCAACCCTGGGCGAAGTAATGCGCTATACCAAAGCACTTGCATCGGACAATGCTAACAGAAATTTTACCTTGCTGGGCGACCCGGCTGTAGTGCCGGCATATCCACAGTATAATATGTCCATTACCGAGATTAATGGAAAACCTGTTCAAGCTTTTAATGATACATTAAAAGCGATGAGCCTTGTAACTATGAAAGGGAAGGTAACCGACTTACAAGGCCAGTTACTTAGCAATTATAAGGGAGTTGCATACCCTACTATTTATGATAAGTCGCAAATAATAAATAACCTGATTAATGACCCCAGAACATCAAGTGCTTTTTCTTTTTCGTTGCGAAAAAATTCGCTTTACAAAGGGAAGGCTGAAATTAAAAACGGTGAATTTCAGTTTTCGTTTTATATACCAAAGGATATTGATTATAATGTGGGATTGGGAAGAGTAAACCTTTATGCACAAGATGGATCTACCGATGCACAGGGATATTATGACAGCATTTTGGTAGGAGCTATTAATAAGAATCCTCCTGCTGATAACAAGGGCCCGGATATTAAATTGTATATGAATAACGAGCAATTCAATTCGGGTGGCACAACCAACGAAAATCCCAGCATATATGCAGTACTAAGCGATGAGTATGGCATTAATACCGTTGGAACAGGGGTGGGTCATGACCTGAGCGCCATATTAGATAATGATAATCAAACTACTTATACATTGAATGATTACTATCAGGCAGATTTAAATAAATATAATGAAGGCAAGGTAATCTATCCATTATATAAACTATCAACCGGTTCGCACAATTTAAAATTGCGCGCTTGGGATATTTTTAATAATTCGTCAGAAGCAAAAATTGATTTTGTAGTTGCCGAGAATGCTTCGCTTGCGTTAAATCATGTATTTAATTATCCCAATCCATTTACTACCCGCACAAAGTTTATGTTTGATCATAATCAGGCATGTAATACGATTACGGTAGAAGTAAAAATATTTACTGTAAGCGGTAAGGTTGTAAAAGAATTTAATCAGATAGTGAACTGTGAGGGCTACAATCAGGGAATTGAATGGGATGGACGTGATGAGTTTGGCGATCAGTTAGCTCGTGGTGTTTACTTATACAAACTCAAAGTATCGAACCTGGATGGTAAGACCGCTGAGAAAATTGAAAAACTAGTGTTGCTGAAATAGAATCACGATTATATTTCTCATAAAAAAAACCGGCTGAGCCGGTTTTTTTATGAGCTGAAATTGTAGAGTAAAATTATTGCTTAATCAATTTCTTTCTAATAATGCTGTTAGCGTTAGAAAGTTCAACTAGGTAAGCTCCTTTTGCAAATTTATCAGTGGCAATGGAATACACATTTTGATTTTCGGCAATAATAGTTTCAGATATAACCTTACCGGCTACATCCATTATCTTAATAGTTCCTTGCTTGTAACCACTTAGGTGTAATTGCGTAAAATCTCTACATGGGTTAGGAAAAACATTAAAAGAAGAGTTTGCTTGTGGCGTGTTAGAAGTTCCTAATGCTACCGAAGCATCCAATACAAACAGTCCATTTTGCATATCAGAAGAAACAATAATACCGCTGGGCAATTCCACATAAGCGCCCCAGGCACCTGAGTAACTTGGATTTGGAAGCCCTGCACCATCAGTAGGGTTGGTATCGAAGAAACCTGTGCGCACAGGTGCAGCAACGTTACTTACATCAAAAATCTGCACGCCATCCTGATAATAAGCTACCACACAATGATTGCCGTTGATCATAAATGGATTATGCGGAGTGGCTGTAGAATTTGGAGTACTTCTATATACAGCCGGAATTGTGATATTCGAAAAATTAGTAACGTCAAAATTTTTGATAGCCAAACCCGTAGGCACTTCATCTACCACAACAAGTGTTTTGCTATCGTCAGTTAATGCTGTACTGTGGTTATAGCCAGCATCGGGATAGGTGGTAACCGAAGCAAGTTTGGTAAACTGATTTGCCACGCCATCATACGTATAGATATGCAAACCATCAAAACCTGCCGAAACATAAACAGTATCATTCACTGCCAACATATCGTGGGCACCGCCTACGTTAGGGTCGTCCTGATTTAATTCGCGTTTCAACACAGGAGAAGCAGGATTGGTAATATCATACACAGCCATTGTTGCAGAATTGCCAACAGCACCACCGCGTGGCGAAGCTCCGTACAAATAATTTCCTTCAACAAAAATGGTGTGAACTGTTTCAATAATCGCATCATCTTGATGGACGATGTGCACCGAATCAGGCAAAAAACTTAAATCGGCAACCTGAAGACAGTTTGGTGGTGAATCATCACTTACCATGAACAAATAGTTTTGATAGGTTTTAAGTTCACGCCAAATGCAATCGACACGGCAACCGGGCACAAAGTCTGCTACTACAGGTACGGCAGGATTAGTAACGTTAATAATATACGTTCCGGTAGTTGCGCCTATTATCGCATATTCATATCCATTGGCAGCATATCCCCAGATGCCATTATAACGTATACCGTAAAAGCTTTCGGCAGGTACGGTGGTATCGTCCCAATTGCTCAACATGGTAATGTTTTGGGAGGAGAATTGAGCATATACTCCCATGGTTAACAAGCTGAGAATGGTGCTCATTAGAATAATCAAGTAACTTTTTTTCATTGTTTTTATTTATTAAAATTTTATTTTGAAAGTAAATTATTATTATGGTGTTAAACGATAGCGCACATGTTAAGACAACATTTCAGCAACAATGGCGCTCATTTTAACTTCTGCTTCGTTGGCCACTTTTAATACTTCTTCGTGACTAACGGTTTGTACATCGGGAAAGCCGCCTAAATCTGTTACTATGCTCATAGCAAAGCAATTCATACCCATGTGTCGGGCGGCAATTACTTCGGGTACGGTTGACATACCAACTACATCTGCACCTATGGTGCGCAGATATTTATACTCTGCTCTTGTTTCGAAGCAAGGGCCCGAAACGGCTGCATATACTCCTATATGGCAGCGAATATTTTTTGCATCAGCTATGGCTTTGGCTTGTTTTATTAAGTCGGCATCATAAGGTGCGCTCATATCCGGAAAGCGTGGACCAAGTGTATCATAATTCTTACCTATCAACGGATTGGTAGGCATTAAGTTGATATGATCATCAATAATCATTAAGTCGCCCACCTGAAAATTTATATTCATGCCACCTGCCGCATTGCTTAATATCAGCTTGTTTATACCCATGTACTTCATAACTCTGATAGGGAAAACTACTTGCTCCATGGTCCAACCTTCGTAAAAGTGAAACCGCCCCGCCATTACAGCAACGTTGGTTTTACCCAACTTACCAAATATAAATTTACCGGCATGACCGTGTACCGTACTTTCGGGAAATCCCGGAATACTGCTGTAACTTAATTCCGATAATTTTTCAATTTTGTTTACTAAACCTCCTAAGCCACTGCCAAGTACGATTCCATACTCTGCATCGAAATTGGTTTTTTCTTTAATAAAATCAGCTGTTCTTTGAATTTGATCTAACATAATCTGCAATTAATTTTTCGAATTTATTTTTTTCGTTTCTAATAATTTCCATTCCCACAGGTTGAATAAAGAATGCTTCACGCTGAAACGGAATAGGCATATCCTTTATCCTCATATAGTCTTTCATGGTGGTTATTATCATTTTCTGTGCCGAAGCAATAGTATCAAATTTATTTTGAATGGCCAATAAATCGGCTGTTTTATAAGGGTGATGATCACGGTAAGCCATTAATGTAACGGTAACCCCCAGCGATTTAAGGTAGTTGCATAAATATTCAGGATGGGCAATGCCACAAAAAAGCAAACATGCTGTACCCGGGCTGATTGATGTTTCTGTATGACTATAGGGAGTATAAAGTGGAAGAAATACCTCTTGTGAGAAGAACAGATGTTGATGGGGGAGGGGATTTATTTTTTTGGAAACGATTTCAAAATCTGACAAAGCAATAGTTGCCGGACATTTGGTAACCACCAGTATATCAGCCCGCTTGGCCCCGCTTGCAGGTTCTCGCAGATTGCCTATGGGTAAAATAAAATCGTCAGTGAAGAGCGAACTATAACGGGTACATACTATGCCCATGCCGGGTTTAAGCTTGCGATGTTGAAAGGCATCATCGCAAATAGCCAGGTTGATTTTATTTTCCTGATTAAGTTTTTCGAGTGCAAATACGCGGTCTTCGCATACAGCTACCGTTACAGCGCTAAGTGTAGTTGCGTATTCCAACGGTTCATCGCCACAGTCGCTTGCTTTGTCTGTTGCTTGTACAATCTTGTAACCTTTGGTATTGCGACCATACCCGCGGCTAACAATGGCACTGGTTTGTTCATTAAGTAATTGTGCCAGATACTTTACTAGGGG
This Bacteroidota bacterium DNA region includes the following protein-coding sequences:
- the porU gene encoding type IX secretion system sortase PorU, with translation MKIIKTVKYVLSIIMMYPLISISQDMKRTITWYEPVEEQIKDAKQKFIIFDNSIHDFESGFPYYVERFENLGAGVEFELADYTFAPFEHSSLLPANAVIPASINAQTIVSYNRKQPVLRVKFLPFRKNQNGQIEKLISFTLKQKTANRAIQPIAAGNQKFADHSVLANGTWYKVTVNKEGVYRMDYDFIKRKFKTEPESIDPSLIKIYNNGGGMLPFSNSVARADDLQEIAIETVGMADGKFDKEDYILFYSQDPVRWKLSNTDNRYHHQLHLYSDSVAYFVMFEGNAGKRIATIANSGQLPNTTITTYDDYQYFEEEKTNFIKSGRDWYGRQFDVDPEQTVMFDFSNLNTSEPAYLRTEFAARTFNTDVFFDVSYNNTPINKLKVNLLFSNYLSNFCKPTSDEFGNVIDKTFNVQQGPIPIKMKFTRINGNANGWLDYLEINVSRNLIFSQSYMPFRSKQSAGLGKVSAFKIANVQGTTPRLWDVTRHNEVQQQQYSNTGGIAEFVAATDTLRQYILFIENAILEPTYSQVVANQDIHGQPIPKMVIVAHPEFVDEANRLAEFHLSHDGITTLVVSTTEVYNEFSSGVTDVSAIRDMLRMFYKRATQPSEIPKYLLLFGDGSYDNKNNEYKSGNFLPTFQSKDGCSFVSSFVTDDFFGLLDDDEGEVDGTEEVDIGIGRFPVINDQQAATCVDKVINYSSKPSAIIEEAACNNNATTPLGDWRNTLCFIGDDEDGVTHVKHADKMALIAAQKAPAYLQDKIYFDSFEQISTPGGERYPAVKDAITKRVERGALLMNYAGHGGETGWSEERVLEVSDIRSWKNVNRLPIFVTATCEFSRHDDPGRISAGELVLINGEGGGIGLFTTSRVAFTTSNETLNTYLIQSFFNFSNGKPTLGEVMRYTKALASDNANRNFTLLGDPAVVPAYPQYNMSITEINGKPVQAFNDTLKAMSLVTMKGKVTDLQGQLLSNYKGVAYPTIYDKSQIINNLINDPRTSSAFSFSLRKNSLYKGKAEIKNGEFQFSFYIPKDIDYNVGLGRVNLYAQDGSTDAQGYYDSILVGAINKNPPADNKGPDIKLYMNNEQFNSGGTTNENPSIYAVLSDEYGINTVGTGVGHDLSAILDNDNQTTYTLNDYYQADLNKYNEGKVIYPLYKLSTGSHNLKLRAWDIFNNSSEAKIDFVVAENASLALNHVFNYPNPFTTRTKFMFDHNQACNTITVEVKIFTVSGKVVKEFNQIVNCEGYNQGIEWDGRDEFGDQLARGVYLYKLKVSNLDGKTAEKIEKLVLLK
- a CDS encoding choice-of-anchor B family protein, giving the protein MKKSYLIILMSTILSLLTMGVYAQFSSQNITMLSNWDDTTVPAESFYGIRYNGIWGYAANGYEYAIIGATTGTYIINVTNPAVPVVADFVPGCRVDCIWRELKTYQNYLFMVSDDSPPNCLQVADLSFLPDSVHIVHQDDAIIETVHTIFVEGNYLYGASPRGGAVGNSATMAVYDITNPASPVLKRELNQDDPNVGGAHDMLAVNDTVYVSAGFDGLHIYTYDGVANQFTKLASVTTYPDAGYNHSTALTDDSKTLVVVDEVPTGLAIKNFDVTNFSNITIPAVYRSTPNSTATPHNPFMINGNHCVVAYYQDGVQIFDVSNVAAPVRTGFFDTNPTDGAGLPNPSYSGAWGAYVELPSGIIVSSDMQNGLFVLDASVALGTSNTPQANSSFNVFPNPCRDFTQLHLSGYKQGTIKIMDVAGKVISETIIAENQNVYSIATDKFAKGAYLVELSNANSIIRKKLIKQ
- a CDS encoding purine-nucleoside phosphorylase, producing MLDQIQRTADFIKEKTNFDAEYGIVLGSGLGGLVNKIEKLSELSYSSIPGFPESTVHGHAGKFIFGKLGKTNVAVMAGRFHFYEGWTMEQVVFPIRVMKYMGINKLILSNAAGGMNINFQVGDLMIIDDHINLMPTNPLIGKNYDTLGPRFPDMSAPYDADLIKQAKAIADAKNIRCHIGVYAAVSGPCFETRAEYKYLRTIGADVVGMSTVPEVIAARHMGMNCFAMSIVTDLGGFPDVQTVSHEEVLKVANEAEVKMSAIVAEMLS
- the lpxK gene encoding tetraacyldisaccharide 4'-kinase, translated to MKLFRIIRYLLFPVAIAWWVFSHIKNFCYNYSIIKSKLFSFPVIVVGNLQVGGTGKTPLVKYLAQLLNEQTSAIVSRGYGRNTKGYKIVQATDKASDCGDEPLEYATTLSAVTVAVCEDRVFALEKLNQENKINLAICDDAFQHRKLKPGMGIVCTRYSSLFTDDFILPIGNLREPASGAKRADILVVTKCPATIALSDFEIVSKKINPLPHQHLFFSQEVFLPLYTPYSHTETSISPGTACLLFCGIAHPEYLCNYLKSLGVTVTLMAYRDHHPYKTADLLAIQNKFDTIASAQKMIITTMKDYMRIKDMPIPFQREAFFIQPVGMEIIRNEKNKFEKLIADYVRSNSKNS